Part of the Geodermatophilus obscurus DSM 43160 genome is shown below.
GGCCCGCCTGCGCGTTCCGCTCGACCGCGTCGTGGCGCTGGAGGACGTGGCGTCGGGTTCGAGCACACGGGCTCCGGGCAGCTCCGCGGCAAGGTGGTCGTCTCGCTGGCCGCGCGGCCGTGGGCCCGGGAACGGCGGAGGCGGCTGAGGCGGCGCCCCCTGGTCGGGGACGCCGCCTCCCGTGGTGCCAGTCCTGCCCCGGTCACCCCTGGCGTTCGTCAGCCGGCCGCCATGGCGCGTGGAGCGGCGGAGGCGACCAGCTCCCGCAGCTCCGCCAGGTCGAACGCGCCGCCCATGGCGAGGAACCCGGCGCGGTTGGGGTGCAGGTGGTCGCCGGGGCCGCCTACCGACGTGTTGGTGTCGTAGGCGGGCAGCAGCCGGCTGGGGTCGGCCGGGTCCTCGGTGGCCGCCGCGAAGTCGACCACGGCGTCGAACACCCCGCTGGTGCGGATGAAGTCGTTCACCGCCCGCCGCTGCGCGTCCGTCTCGGGCGTGCCGTAGTTCGCCAGGCCGTCCTCGGCACCGCCCGAGGGCGTGAGCGTGGCCCCGATGATCGGGATCCCGGCGGCGTGCACCCGGTCGGCGATATCCGCCATGCCGGCGATGACCTCCGCCGCGGTCGCGCCGCCGCCACCGAGGTCGTTGATGCCCTCCAGCAGGACGACGGCGCGCAGACCCGGCTGGCCGAGCACGTCCTCGTCGAGCCGGTCGACGGCCGGCGGCCCGTCGCACGGGGTGCAGCCGCCCTCGAGGCGCCCCACCCAGGTGACCATGTTGCCGGCGATGCCCTGGTTGACGACCGAGACGACCTCCTCGTCGTCCTCGGCCAGCAGGCGGCGCTGCAGCACGTCGGGCCAGCGGTCGTTGCCGTTGAGCGTGGAGAAGAACCCGTCGGTGATGGAGTCGCCGAGGGCGACGACCGTCCCGGCGTCCTCCCGCTGGACCTCCAGTCCGGTCAGGTAGAACCAGCTCGTCGTGGAGTGCGGGAACGCCTCGTCGGTGAGGTCGCCGGTGTGGTCGCCGGCTCCCGGGTCGGTGACGTAGGAGGTGGTGAAGGACGCCGCGTGCCAGGTCATCGGCCCGCTGGCCCCGCGGACGTGCAGGCTCACCGCCACGTTCGACCGCTGGGCGTCGGCGTCGCTGAGCTCCATGGGGACGGCGTCGCTGCGCACCTCCTCGCCCGGCTGCAGGGTCACCGACGGTGAGCCGTCGAAGGTGAGCTGCTGCTCGGTGCCCGGGACGACGGTGGCGCCGCTCTGCTGCAGGGCGGCGGTCGCGCGACCGAAGGTCACCGGCTGCGTGCCGAACCGGTTGCTGAGCTCCACCCGCCACTCGTCGCCGCCGATGCCCGGGTGCACGACCATGCGCATGGTCTGGTCCTGCGCCTGCTCGTCGGGGAAGGCGTACTCCAGGAGCGGCTGCTCGACGCCGGGCACCACCTCGCCCAGCGGTCCGGGCTGCCCCACGGCGTAGCCGAGCGGGTAGACGCCCTGCGGCGCGGTGGTCCACGCCGCCACCCACGGCTCGGAGCCGGGGTCCTGGTGGCCGGGGTCGGGGTGCCCGGGGTCGTGCTGCGTGGCCAGCGGTCGCGCCTGCTGCGGGGGAACCGCCAGCGCCGGTACGGCCAGCACCACGCAGCCGGCCGCCGTGAGGACGGCCGTCGTCAGGGATCGCACTCGCATGCTGTTCCTCCTCGAACCAGCGACCCCGTCGGGGTCTGGAGCGTGGCGGGAGGCTAGGGAGGCCACCGGGGATGGTGGCAAGGGCGCTCGTCCGACGATGCGGAACCCCGCTGCTCGCGGTGCGCGTCGCCGCCGGACCGGTCCAGGGCTCAGCCGGCGTCGGCCCAGGAGGCGACGACCGAGACGTCGAGCGGGAAGTCGACGGGGAAGCCGCCGAAGAGCAGCCGCCCGGCCGTGGCGGCGGCGGCGCGCACCTCCTCGGCGACCGCGTCGGCGAGGGGCTCGGGCGTGTGGACGACGACCTCGTCGTGCAGGAAGAAGACCAGGTGCGGCCGCTGCTCCAGCGGGCCGGTGCCGCCCAGGCGCCACAGCCGGTTGCGCAGGTCGGCCAGCCAGCACAGGGCCCACTCCGCGCCGGTGCCCTGGACGACGAAGTTGCGGGTGAACCGACCCCAGGCGCGGCGGGCACGGTCCCGCTCCTCCGGCGACCCGCTGACCTCGGCCGGCTCGCCCAGCGCGACGGCGCGCTCCGCCCAGGCGCCGGTGGGGCGTGGCGAGCCGCGGCCGAGCAGGGTGTGCACCACGTCGCCGCGCTCCCCCGCCCGGGCGGCCTGCTCGACCAACCCGATGGCCCGCGGGTAGCGGCGGGCCAGCCGGGGCATGATGCGGCCGCTCTCGCCCCGGGTGGCGCCGTACATCGCGCCGAGGATCGCGACCTTGGCCTGGGCCCGCGTCTCGACGGTGCCGGCGGCCACCATCCCCTCGTAGAGGTCGGCGGCCCGGGCGGCCTCGGCCATCGCGTCGTCCCCGCTCATGCCGGCGAGCACCCGCGGCTCCAGCTGGGCGACGTCGGCGACGACGAGCCGCCAGCCGTCGTCGGCCACCGCCGCGGGGCGCACCTGCGTCGGGACCGACAGCGCTCCTCCGCCGTTGGACGCCCACCGCCCGGTCACCACGCCGCCGGGGACGAACCACGACCGGAACCGGCCGTCGCGCACCCACGTGTCCAGCCACGCCCAGCCGTTGGCGGTGAGCAGCCGGGCGAGCCTCTTGTACTCCAGCAGCGGGCCGACGACGGGGTGGTCGAGCTGCTCCAGCGTCCACGACCGGGTGTCCTCCACCGGCAGCCCCGCGGCCTGCAGTGCCGCGAGCAGCGCGCCGGGCGAGTCGGGGTTCAGGCCCGGTGCGCGCAGCGCCGCGCGGACCTCCTGGGCCAGCGCCTCCAGGACCGCCGGGCGGGCGCCGGACGCCGGCCGCGGCCCCAGCAGCTCGGTGAGCAGGCGGGCGTGCACGTCGGCCCGCCACGGCAGCCCGGCGTGCGTCATCTCGGCGGCCACCAGCGCCCCGGAGGACTCCGCCGCCAGCAGCAGGGCCAGCCGGTGCGGCTCCGCGGACGCGGCGACGGCGGCCTGCTGGCGTCCGTGCTCGGCGACCGGGTCGAGGGTGTCGGCGGGGTCGTCGAGCGGGAAGAGGGCGGGGTCGGGCGCGGAGACCGGCTGCAGGGCGTCCCAGTCCGCGGTCTCGCCGGCGGCGAGCAGTGCCTGGTCGACGAACGGCGAGCGCCGCAGCACCGCGTGGGTGAGCCTCAGGTCGGTGCAGCGCTCGACGCGGACGCCGGCGTCCAGGAGCCCCGGGTACCAGCGGGTGGTGTCGTCCCACACCCAGCGGACCGGCGTCCGCTCCCGGTCCGCGACGACGGCCGCCAGCTCACCGGCGCGGTGCCGGGTGACCCCGACCGCCGTCCCGTCCTCGGTGAGCTCCCGTGCCTCCACGACGTCCCCGGCCCGGCGCAGGACGACGCGGTTCACCGCCGCAGTGTCGCCGCCGCGGCCGGCAGGTCGTGCGCGCCGCGAGCGGGGCGTCGGTCACCCGTCGGCGGAGAACCGGTAGACGACGTCGTCGATCGCATCGGTCGCGAAGGCGTACACGAAGCGGAGGGTGCCCTCGCCGGTGTTGCGGATGCCGTGCTCGGCATCGCCGGGGATGAACACCGCCGACCCCGCCGCCACCGAGTGCTCCACACCGTCCAGGACGACCACCCCGCTGCCCTCGACGAGGTGGTAGACCTCGGCCTGGGTGTGCCGGTGCAGACCCAGCCAGCCGCCGGGGGCGAGTTCGGTGAGACCGGTGTAGAGCGAGGACGTCGGCGTCCGGTCGGCGCTGAACAGCACCCGGAAGGAGACGTCCCCGCGCACCGGGTCGTCCCACACCTCGGACTCGACCTGGCTGCTGTCGCGGACCTGTGGGCGCACCGCTCCATCCTCGTCGGACGACCCTCGCTCCGCAGACCGGAGCAGGGCCACGGGAGCGGCGTCAGGGCACCGATCCGGCCGGGACGACCCACTCGGTGCGCTGTCCGGTCACGGCGGCGACGCCGTCGAAGTCCCCGTCGTAGTGCAGCACGGTCACCCGGTGCCGCTCGGCCACCGCACTGATGACCAGGTCGGCCAGCCCGACGCCCCGCCACCGGCCGGCGTCGGCCAGGGCCGCCTGGACCTGCAGCGCGCGCTGCCAGTCCCCGTCCTCGGTGGGCAGGTACTCGTAGGCGAGCCGGCGGTCGGCCCGGACCTCCCGGTACTCCCGCGGGGATCGGGCGCTGTACAGGGCCTCCAGGTCCAGGGCGGCGCAGGTGGCGAGCAGCCCGGCGGACAGCAGGGGGACGACGCGGTCGGCCACCTGCGGGGCGGGCACCCTCGCGGCCGCGCTGGTGTCGAGCAGGTAGCGGGCGACTACCGCCACGCCCGGTCCCGCTCCTCGCCGACGGCGAGGAGGGCCGAGGACCCGTCGAGCAGCCGCTCCACCTCGCGCCGGCGCGCGGCGGAGGCGGCCGCCTCGCGCAGCGCCCGGCCGACGGTCTCCTTGATCGTCGAGGTCGACAGCGCCGCCCGGGCCGCGTCGAGGTCGGCGTCGTCGATCTCCACCAGGCGTTTCGTCACAGGCGCCAGTATATATCCGTACGCGTGATGCGTATACACGCCGCGGCCGCTGGGCGTGCCGCTGTCGCCCTCGAGGTCGCCGTCGACGCGGGCGTGCCGACCGTGCCGGCTCTGCTGCGCCGGCCCGGCACGCGGCCGGGACGACGGGGCGGTCCCCGCTGGCACGATGGGGCCCGGAGCGGAGGGAGGCGGTGTCGTGACCCTGCCCGGTCCCCTCCCCCACGGCATCCGCCGGTTCACGCTCGGCTCGGGCCCGCTGAAGCGCACGAGCGACACGGTGGAGTTCGTGTCGCGGGTCGTCGTCCTGCTCGTCGTGCTGCTCTCCGTGCCGGTCGCGCTCGCCGTGGGCACCGCCGTCCGCTCCGACCTGGCGGCCACGGCCCGGCAGCAGGCCGAGGAGCGCACCCGGGTGACCGCCGTCGTGACCGCCGACGCGGTGGCACCCGCGGACGCCTCCCCGCGCACCCGGGTCCCCGTGCCGGCCCGGTGGACGTCTCCCGGCGGGGAGCCGGTGGGTGGCGAGGTCCCCGCTCGGCCCACCACCCGTGCCGGGGACACCCTGACGCTGTGGACGACCGCCGACGGGCGGCGGTCCGACGAGCCGATGACCCCGGCCGAGGTGCGGCGTAGCACGCTGGTGCTGGTCGGCGCCGGGTGGGCGGGCAGCGTGGGCGCCGTCGTACTGCTGCACACCGCGCTGTGCCGGCTGCTCGACCGCCTGCGGGACCGGCGGTGGACCTGCGAGTGGGCCCGCGTCGAGCCGACGTGGAGCCGCCGCGTGCCCTGACCGCCGGGCCGGCCCCGGACGACGGGAGGACGGCGCCGCGGCGGGCACCTAGGGTCGGCGGTCGTGCGCCCGACGTCGGCGCGCAGCCGCTGCCGTCGAGCTCTGCGAGGTGCCCGTGTCCGACGCCACCGCGACTCCCGCCCAGGTGCCCGTCCGGGTGCTCGGCGGGCCGACCGCGCTCATCGAGTACGGCGGCCTGCGGTTCCTCACCGACCCGACGTTCGACGCTCCGGGCGAGTACCCGCTCGGCGGTGGCCGCTCGCTGACCAAGACCGCCCCGTCCGCCGCCGACCCGGCCGACCTGGGCCCGGTCGACGCGGTCCTGCTCTCCCACGACCAGCACCCCGACAACCTCGACACCGCCGGTCGCGCCCTGCTCGCCGAGCTCCCGGTCGTGCTCACCACCCGCAGCGCGGCGGCGCGCCTCGGCGGGACGACGCGGGGGCTCGCCCCGTGGGACGCCGTGGACCTGCCCCGCCCCGGCGGCGGGACCGTCACCGTGACCGCGACGCCCGCGCTGCACGGCCCGGAGGGGTGCGAGCCGATCACCGGTGAGGTCGTGGGCTTCGTGCTGACCGCCGCCGGCCTGCCGACGGTCCACGTCAGCGGCGACAACGCGTCGCTCGACGTCGTCCGCGAGATCGCCGGGCGCGTCGGCCCGGTGGACACCGCGGTGCTCTTCGCCGGTGCCGCCCGCACCGCGCTCTTCGACGGCGCCCTGCTCACGATCGACGGCGCCCGGGCCGCCGAGGCCGCCAGGGTCCTCGGCGCGCGCCGGGTGGTCGCCGCCCACTGCGACAGCTGGGCGCACTTCACCGAGGGCCGCGAGGACGTCGTGGCCGCCTTCACCGCAGCCGGGATCGCCGACCGCCTGCAGCTGGACTGACCGCGCAGAGGAGTCCCCGTGCCCGACACCACCCCCCAGCGCGCCGGACGGGGAGCCGATCTCGAGGCGCTGCGGGAGCGCACCCGCGCCCTGTGCGCCGGCTTCCCGGACGCGTACTGGCGCGAGACCGACCGCGACCGCCGCTATCCGCAGGAGTTCGTCGACACCCTGACCGCGGCCGGCCTGCTGTCGGTCCTCATCCCTGCCGAGTACGGCGGCGCCGGCCTGGGCGTGACCGAGGCGTCCGTGGTGATGGAGGAGATCAACCGGTCCGGCGGGCACTCGGCCGCCTGCCACGCGCAGATGTACACGATGGGCGCCCTGCTGCGGCACGGCAGCCAGGCGCTGAAGGACGCCTACCTGCCGCACATCGCCCGGGGCGAGCTGCGGCTGCAGGCCTTCTCCGTCACCGAGGCCGCCGCCGGCTCGGACACCACCGCCATCGCCACCACCGCGACCCGCGACGGCGACGACTACGTCATCACCGGGCACAAGAACTGGACCAGCCGCATCGCCGAGTCCGACCTGGCCCTCGTCCTCGCCCGCACCGGCCACGAGGACGCCGACCGGACCCGGGGGCTGACCCTCTTCCTCGTCGACCTGCGTCAGGTGCGCGCCGAGCAGCCGGAGACCCTGGAGGTCGTACCGGTGCGCACGATGTTCAACTACGCCACCAACCAGGTGCACTACCGCGGCGTGCGGGTGCCTGCCGACCACGTCGTCGGGGCCGCCGACGCCGGCTTCCGCTACGTCCTCGACGGCTGGAACGCCGAGCGCATCCTGCTCGCCGCCGAGGCGATCGGGGACGGCTACTGGTTCGTCGAGCGAGCCGTCGCCTACGCCACCGGGCGGGAGGTCTTCGGCCGCCCGATCGGCGCCAACCAGGGCGTCGCGTTCCCCCTGGCCGACGTCTACATGAAGGTCCGCGCCGCGGACCTGGTGCGGTGGGAGGCCGCCCGGCTGTTCGACGCGGGACAGCCCTGCGGCGCGGAGGCCAACATGGCCAAGCACCTGGCCTCCGAGGCCAGCTGGGCCGCGGCCAACGTCGCCCTGGACACGCACGGCGGCAACGGGTTCGTCGACGAGTACGACGTCGAGCGCAAGTTCCGGGAGACCCGGCTGTACCAGGTGGCGCCGGTCAGCAACAACATGATCAAGGCGTTCGTCGCCACGAAGGTGCTGGGGCTCCCCCGGTCCTACTGAGCAGACGTCGGCGCGGTCAGGACCGCCGGGTGCCCTCCGGCGTGGCGGCTGCGACGACGCCGTCCTCGCGGCCGTGCGCCTCGGGACGGGAGGCCCCGCCGCGGGCACCCACCCTCCTCCGGCCGGCACCCGGCGTCGTCCGCGGCCGTGCCCGTCGTCGGCCGGCCCGCACCGGGTCGTGGACACGCGGCGCGCACCCTCCGGCCGCCTCGGTCGTTCTTCACAGGACGTCGGTCGTCGCCCGGGACCGACGGATGGGAGCGAGGACCTCGTTCATGCACGACGGGCGCATCACGTGGACGACCTGCCCCCGCTGCGGCGACCGGGCGGCCCTCGGCTGGCGGATCACCACCGGCCGCGACGGCGCGGTCCGGGAGGACCCGGTGTCGTTCCACTGCAACGTCGGCTGCACCCAGACGGACCTGCAGTTCCTCCACTGGTTCCCAGCCGGCGTCCCTGACCGGGCGCCCGGCTCACGGGCCGGGCCGAGGACGACCCGTCGCCTCCGGGTCGACCTCGCCACCGGTGCCCCGGACCGGTCCACCGCCCTCTCGTCCGACGCTGACCGAGCGCTTCCGCCCCGGGACGGGGGGTTCAGGACGCGGCCCGGTGGGCATGGCCGTAGCCGGGTCCAACAGCGGCTCGACCGCTCCCGCACCGCTCGAGGACCTCGATGACGCACGCCCCCACCCGGGCCCTCCCCCTGACCGACCGCACCCTGGACCAGCTGCCCCCCGGTGTCTCGGCACCGGACTACGACCGCGGGGCGCTGCGCCCCGGCATCGTCCACATCGGCGTCGGTGGGTTCCACCGCGCGCACCAGGCCGTCTACCTCGACGAGCTCGCCCGGCGCGGCGAGACGGGGTGGGGCGTCGTCGGTGTCGGCCTCCACAGCCGCGAGATCGGCGAGGTCCTGCACGCCCAGGACCGGCTGTACACCGTCGTGGAGCGCGCCGCGGACGAGGACGACGCCCGGGTGGTCGGGGTCCTGACCCGGTACCTGTACGCCCCCGACGACCCCGCAGCCGTGCTGGCGGTCCTGGCCGACGAGCAGACCCGCCTGGTGACCCTCACCATCACCGGCACCGGCTACCGCATCGACGCCCACACCGGCGACTTTGACGCCGACGACGTCCACGTCGCCTCCGACCTGGAGGACCCGGGCCGGCCCGAGACGGTCTTCGGGTACCTGGTGGAGGCCCTGCACCGGCGGCGCGCCGCCGGGCTGGCCCCATTCACGGTCCTGTCCTGCGACAACATGCAGCACAACGGGTCGGCCGCCCGCACCGCCGTCGTCTCCTTCGCCCGGCTGCGCGACCCCGACCTGGCCGCCTGGATCGAGGAGCACGTCGCCTTCCCCAGCAGCATGGTCGACCGCATCACCCCCACCACCACCCCCGAGGACCGCGACGCGGTCGCCGCCGCCACCGGGATCGACGACCGCTGGCCGGTCGTCACCGAGCCGTTCCGCCAGTGGGTCGTCGAGGACTCCTTCTGCAACGGCCGCCCCCCACTGGAGCAGGTCGGCGTCGAGTTCGTGGACGACGTCACGCCGTACGAGGTGGTGAAGACGCGGTTGCTCAACGCCGGGCACAGCGCCATCGCCTACCTCGGCTACCTGGCCGGCCTGCGGACCACCGCCGAGGTCATGGCCGACCCGGTCTTCCGCAGCTACCTGACCCGGCTGATGGCCGAGGAGGTCGCCCCCGGGTTGCCCGAGCTCGAGGGGGTGGACCTGGCGGAGTACCAGCAGGTCCTGCTGGAGCGCCTGGCCAACCCGCAGATGGCCGACCAGCTGGCCCGCCTGGCCCGGCGCGGATCGACCAAGATCCCGAACTACCTGCTGCCCTCGGTGACGGCCGCCATGGAGCAGGGACGCCCGCACCCCCTGCTGTGCCTCGCCGTGGCCGGCTGGCTGCGCTTCCTGCGCGGACACGACTACGCCGGTGAGGAGGTCCCCATCCAGGGGCCACGCACCGACCTGGTCCCGGTGGCCCAGGAGGCCGATGGCGACGCCACGCCGCTGCTGTCCGAGCGGAGCATCTTCGACCACGTCGGCCAGGACCCGCGGTTCGCCGAGCCGGTGCAGCGGGCCCTCGAGGCGCTGGACCGGGAGGGTCCCCGCGAGGTCGTCGAGCGGTACCTGGCCGGGGACGGGCGCCCGGCGTCGTGACCCCCCTGGACCCGGCGGCGGCGACCTCCCTCCTGTGCGATGCCGACGGCACGCTCTTCCCGTCGGAGGAGCCGGCCTACGCCGCCTCTGCCGACGTCACCAACCGGTTCCTCGCCTCCCTCGGCTCCCGGCGGAGCCACGGCCCGCGGGAGCTGCAGGCCATGACCAACGGCAAGAACTTCCGGGGCGCCGCGCACGAGCTCGCGGCCGGGTACGGCCGCGAGCTCGTGCGGGCCGAGTTGGACTCCTGGGTGGCCGAGGAGAAGGACGTGGTGACCGCCCACCTGCGCACGGTGCTGCGCCCGGACCCGCAGGTCCGTGGACCCCTCATGCGTCTCGCCGGCCGCCTCGACCTGGCCGCGGTCACCTCCAGCGCCTCCAGCCGGCTGGACGCCTGCCTCGAGGTGACCGGCCTGGCACCGCTGTTCCCGCCGGAGCGCCGGTTCAGCGCCGAGGACTCGCTCCCGGAGCCGACCAGCAAGCCGGACCCGGCCGTCTACACCCACGCCGGGCAGGTCCTGGGGACCGCCCCCGGCGCGGGCATCGCCGTGGAGGACTCGATCAACGGCGCCCGATCGGCGGTCGCGGCCGGCTACCCGACGGTGGGCATCGTCCTGTTCGTCCCGCCGCCGGACCGCGAGGACCGCACCGCGGCCCTGCGGGAGGCCGGGGTCAGCGCGGTCGTGGCGTCGTGGGAGGAGCTGGCCGACCTCCTGCTGTAGCGGGTCGTGGTCGGTCCCCCGGAGCCGGACGGGGCGCTCGCCCCACGCCCGCCGGGCGTGCGCACGGCGGGTCCGGGCAGTCGCAGCGCCTCGCGGTACTGACCATCCGCGGCCGGCGGGCCCCGAGCGGGTCTCCTCGGAGACGCTCGACCTCGGAGCGCCGGGGCGCTGTCTCCGGCGGGGTTTCGGACGGGACGAGACGGGCAGGTCTGGTCCGAGCCCCGCCCGCGGTCGTCACGCCGCACCGTGGGACGTGGAGAGGCCGCCGTGGACATCGCCACCCGTTTCGCCGAGGCGCTGCACGAGCGCTCCGGCGGTCCCGACGACCCGGACCTGCTCGCCGTCCGGCTGGCGCGTGCCGCCGCCGCCGTGCTCCCCGTCGAGGGGGTCGGGCTGAGCGTCCACGGGGAGCGCGACCTGCGCACCCCCCTGGCGGCCAGCAGCGAGGTCGCCGCGACGGCCGAGCGGCTGCAGTTCACCGCCGGCAGCGGGCCGTGCCTGCTCGCCGCCGAGTCCGGGCTGCCGGTCTTCGGCACCGAGGCGGTCCTGGCGCGTCGCTGGCCGGTCTTCCACGACCTGCTCGTCACCTCCACGCCGCTGCGCAGCGTGCTCGCCCTGTCGCTGCGCGGCCGGCTGGAGGGCGTCGGTGGGATGGACCTCTACTGCGCCGACCCCGACGGGGCGACCGCCGTCGACGTCTTCGCGGCCCGGTACGTCGCCGAGCTGGTGGCCGACCACCTGGACGGCGCGGCCGACTGGTCGGTGTGGACCCCCACCGAGGCGCCGGCCTGGGTGGACACCCCGGATGCGCGGCGCCGCGGCCGGCTGTGGATGGCCGTCGGCATGCTCACGCTGGCCCTGGAGGTGCCCGCCGCGGACGCCCTGGCGCTGCTGCGGGGCTATGCCTACGCCGCGGGCCGGACCGCCGATGACGTCGCCGCCGACCTGGTCGAGCGCCGCCTCGCACCCGACCGGCTGCGCACGGGCGCCGGCAGCGAGCACTGACCGGCCCGTCGTGGGCGCCCGATGGGCCGGCGCCTCACGCCCAGCTCCGGGCCGCGGCCGTCCAGCGCGCGGCCGACGACGGCAGGTCGCCGGTCCGGGGTGTCCGCCGGGCGAACACCTCCGCGCCCACTCCGCAGCCGCCGGGACAGTCCACCTCGAGCGGGAGGCCGCCGCGCCAGCCCACCGCGGCGCACCGCCCGCAGCTCGGGCAGGTCTCCCAGGTGAGGCGCTCACTCGTGCTCATGACAGGACACCTCGTGGCCGCAGACGTCCACGACCCAGCCGGGGAGCCGGAGACCTCCGGCGCGAGCCTGCGCGCTCCCGTGATGTTGAGGACTACCCAGCACGCCCGGGCCCAACCCGGCTCCGCCGGCGGGCGGCGACCCGACCCGGTCGCCGGGTCCCGCTGCCCGGCTGTGAGCTCACTGTCGGCCGGTGTGTCCGGGGAGCGGCACCGGTCCTGCCGGGACACACTCCCCGGGACGGCGAAGGGACGCGGGCGGCATGGACGTGCAGGAGGAGGGGCGGGCGGACGGCGCCGTCGCCCCGGCGGGGCTGACGCAGCGGGAGGCCGACGCCCTGCGCCGGCGCGGGGAGGGCAACACCGCCGTCCGCGGATCCTCGCGCAGCTACGGCCGGATCCTGCGCACCAACGTCTTCTCCTTCTTCAACACGATCCTGTTCGTCATCGGCGCCGCGCTGCTGGCCCTCGGTCGCTACAACGACGCGTTCACCAGCGTGGGCCTCGGGCTGGTCAACGCGGGCATCAGCGCCGTCCAGGAGATCCGGGCCAAGCGCAAGCTCGACCAGCTGCAGCTGCTCGACCGCGCGCGGGTCACCGTCGTCCGCGACGGCCGGGACGTCGAGGTGGTGCCCGAGGAGGTGGTGCGCGGCGACGTGCTGCACGTGCGCCCCGGGGACCAGGTCGTCGTCGACGGCCCGGTGCTCGACGGCGGGCTGGTCGAGGTCGACGAGTCGCTGCTGACCGGTGAGTCCGAGGCGCTGCTGAAGAAGCCCGGCGACGATCTGCTGTCCGGCAGCTTCTGCGTCGGCGGGGAGGGGCACCAGCTGGCCCGGGACGTCGGCGCCGCCAGCCACGCCAGCCGGCTCACCGCCGACGTCCGCCGGGTCTCCACGGACGCGACGCCGTTGCAACGGCAGATCGACTTCGTCGTGCGCCTGGTCATGCTGCTCGTGGCGCTGATGAGCGCGACGATCCTGCTGCAGGCCGCCCTCGAGGGGTTCTCGCTGGTCCGCGTCGTGCAGACCACCGCGGTGCTCTCCGGCCTGGTGCCCTACGGGTTGTTCTTCCTGGTGGCGCTGGCCTACACGGTCGGCGCGGCGCGGAGCGCCGGCAACGGTGCGCTGGTCCAGCAGGTCAACGCCGTCGAGTCGATGAGCAACGTCGACGTCGTCTGCACCGACAAGACCGGCACGCTGACCACGGGCCGGCTGGCGCTGGCGGAGGTGGTCCCGGTCGGCCCGGTGCCCGCCGGGGAGGTCGACCGGCTGGTCGGCTCGATGGCCCGCAGCGCGGCGACCGGCAACCTGACGACCGCGGCGCTGGCCGCCGCCCTGCCCGGCGAGGCGTGGGCGGTCCGCGACGAGGTCCCGTTCTCCTCCTCGCTGCGCTGGAGCGCGCTGCGCACCGACGACGGCGTGCACGTCCTCGGCGCGCCCGACCGGCTCGCCCCCCAGCTGGCCGGGGAGCCGCTCACCGACGCGGTCACCGAACGGACGGCGCAGGGCCTGCGGGTGCTCGTCGTCGCCCGCGCCGCCGACCCCGCCACCCCACTGCGCGACACCTCCGGCCGGCCGCGGCTGCCCGCCCTCGAACCCCTGGCCCTGGTGGTCCTCGCCGACGAGCTGCGGCCCGGGGTCCCCGAGACGATCGCGCGGTTTGCCGCCGACGGCACCGACCTCAAGGTGGTCTCCGGCGACGACCCCCGCACCGTGGCGGCGCTGGCCCGCCAGGCCGGACTGGACGGGGGCGAGCCGGTGAGCGGCGCCGACCTCGACGCCCTCGCCGACCCCGAGCTGGACGCGCTGGTGACCCGGGCCGCCGTCTTCGGCCGGATCGCGCCGGAGCAGAAGGAGCGGCTGGTCGCCTCGCTGCGCCGGCAGGGCCGCTACGTCGCCATGA
Proteins encoded:
- a CDS encoding cupin domain-containing protein yields the protein MRPQVRDSSQVESEVWDDPVRGDVSFRVLFSADRTPTSSLYTGLTELAPGGWLGLHRHTQAEVYHLVEGSGVVVLDGVEHSVAAGSAVFIPGDAEHGIRNTGEGTLRFVYAFATDAIDDVVYRFSADG
- a CDS encoding MBL fold metallo-hydrolase — translated: MSDATATPAQVPVRVLGGPTALIEYGGLRFLTDPTFDAPGEYPLGGGRSLTKTAPSAADPADLGPVDAVLLSHDQHPDNLDTAGRALLAELPVVLTTRSAAARLGGTTRGLAPWDAVDLPRPGGGTVTVTATPALHGPEGCEPITGEVVGFVLTAAGLPTVHVSGDNASLDVVREIAGRVGPVDTAVLFAGAARTALFDGALLTIDGARAAEAARVLGARRVVAAHCDSWAHFTEGREDVVAAFTAAGIADRLQLD
- a CDS encoding PIN domain nuclease; translated protein: MAVVARYLLDTSAAARVPAPQVADRVVPLLSAGLLATCAALDLEALYSARSPREYREVRADRRLAYEYLPTEDGDWQRALQVQAALADAGRWRGVGLADLVISAVAERHRVTVLHYDGDFDGVAAVTGQRTEWVVPAGSVP
- a CDS encoding bifunctional 3'-5' exonuclease/DNA polymerase, which translates into the protein MNRVVLRRAGDVVEARELTEDGTAVGVTRHRAGELAAVVADRERTPVRWVWDDTTRWYPGLLDAGVRVERCTDLRLTHAVLRRSPFVDQALLAAGETADWDALQPVSAPDPALFPLDDPADTLDPVAEHGRQQAAVAASAEPHRLALLLAAESSGALVAAEMTHAGLPWRADVHARLLTELLGPRPASGARPAVLEALAQEVRAALRAPGLNPDSPGALLAALQAAGLPVEDTRSWTLEQLDHPVVGPLLEYKRLARLLTANGWAWLDTWVRDGRFRSWFVPGGVVTGRWASNGGGALSVPTQVRPAAVADDGWRLVVADVAQLEPRVLAGMSGDDAMAEAARAADLYEGMVAAGTVETRAQAKVAILGAMYGATRGESGRIMPRLARRYPRAIGLVEQAARAGERGDVVHTLLGRGSPRPTGAWAERAVALGEPAEVSGSPEERDRARRAWGRFTRNFVVQGTGAEWALCWLADLRNRLWRLGGTGPLEQRPHLVFFLHDEVVVHTPEPLADAVAEEVRAAAATAGRLLFGGFPVDFPLDVSVVASWADAG
- a CDS encoding acyl-CoA dehydrogenase family protein translates to MPDTTPQRAGRGADLEALRERTRALCAGFPDAYWRETDRDRRYPQEFVDTLTAAGLLSVLIPAEYGGAGLGVTEASVVMEEINRSGGHSAACHAQMYTMGALLRHGSQALKDAYLPHIARGELRLQAFSVTEAAAGSDTTAIATTATRDGDDYVITGHKNWTSRIAESDLALVLARTGHEDADRTRGLTLFLVDLRQVRAEQPETLEVVPVRTMFNYATNQVHYRGVRVPADHVVGAADAGFRYVLDGWNAERILLAAEAIGDGYWFVERAVAYATGREVFGRPIGANQGVAFPLADVYMKVRAADLVRWEAARLFDAGQPCGAEANMAKHLASEASWAAANVALDTHGGNGFVDEYDVERKFRETRLYQVAPVSNNMIKAFVATKVLGLPRSY
- a CDS encoding Rv1733c family protein, with protein sequence MTLPGPLPHGIRRFTLGSGPLKRTSDTVEFVSRVVVLLVVLLSVPVALAVGTAVRSDLAATARQQAEERTRVTAVVTADAVAPADASPRTRVPVPARWTSPGGEPVGGEVPARPTTRAGDTLTLWTTADGRRSDEPMTPAEVRRSTLVLVGAGWAGSVGAVVLLHTALCRLLDRLRDRRWTCEWARVEPTWSRRVP
- a CDS encoding SGNH/GDSL hydrolase family protein, which encodes MRVRSLTTAVLTAAGCVVLAVPALAVPPQQARPLATQHDPGHPDPGHQDPGSEPWVAAWTTAPQGVYPLGYAVGQPGPLGEVVPGVEQPLLEYAFPDEQAQDQTMRMVVHPGIGGDEWRVELSNRFGTQPVTFGRATAALQQSGATVVPGTEQQLTFDGSPSVTLQPGEEVRSDAVPMELSDADAQRSNVAVSLHVRGASGPMTWHAASFTTSYVTDPGAGDHTGDLTDEAFPHSTTSWFYLTGLEVQREDAGTVVALGDSITDGFFSTLNGNDRWPDVLQRRLLAEDDEEVVSVVNQGIAGNMVTWVGRLEGGCTPCDGPPAVDRLDEDVLGQPGLRAVVLLEGINDLGGGGATAAEVIAGMADIADRVHAAGIPIIGATLTPSGGAEDGLANYGTPETDAQRRAVNDFIRTSGVFDAVVDFAAATEDPADPSRLLPAYDTNTSVGGPGDHLHPNRAGFLAMGGAFDLAELRELVASAAPRAMAAG